One window of the Candidatus Gracilibacteria bacterium genome contains the following:
- a CDS encoding virulence protein RhuM/Fic/DOC family protein — MKKNNLQKGDIFIYKTSKNEVELNVRIEKENIWLTQNQIALLFGTQRPAITKHLNNIFKSVELKEKSVRSILEHTAADGKIYKTQFYNLDAIISVGYRINSKQATQFRVWATRMLKNYLIRGYAINEKRLLEVQEKFNELQTAVLFLQEKSRKKLLVGQEAEILNLLSGYAKTLSLLDRYDKGQLHFKKGGKPKFVLTYERCSQIVTEVKKELRTKKEASDLFGHERGGSFEGVIKGLYQTFGKKELYPTLEDKASHFLYFIIKDHPFLDGNKRVASFLFVYFLDKNDFLFKKSGERKINDNALTALALLVAESHPREKETLIKIIKNLIVE; from the coding sequence ATGAAGAAAAATAATTTACAAAAAGGCGACATTTTTATTTATAAGACTTCAAAAAATGAAGTGGAGTTGAATGTACGGATAGAAAAAGAAAATATATGGTTGACTCAAAATCAAATAGCTTTGCTTTTCGGGACTCAAAGACCGGCTATAACTAAGCATTTAAACAATATTTTTAAATCCGTGGAATTGAAGGAGAAATCAGTACGTTCCATTTTGGAACATACTGCGGCGGACGGGAAAATATATAAAACCCAGTTTTATAATTTAGATGCCATTATTTCTGTTGGGTATCGAATCAATTCAAAACAAGCCACGCAATTTCGTGTTTGGGCGACCCGAATGTTGAAAAATTACTTGATTCGAGGGTATGCGATCAATGAGAAACGTCTTTTAGAAGTGCAAGAAAAATTTAATGAATTGCAAACTGCTGTTTTATTTTTGCAAGAAAAATCTCGAAAAAAATTGCTGGTTGGGCAAGAAGCGGAGATTTTAAATTTACTCTCTGGTTATGCAAAAACATTATCGTTATTGGATAGATATGATAAGGGGCAATTACATTTTAAGAAAGGTGGAAAACCTAAATTTGTTTTGACGTATGAACGCTGTAGTCAAATTGTTACGGAAGTTAAAAAAGAATTGAGAACTAAAAAAGAGGCGAGCGATTTATTTGGTCATGAGCGGGGAGGGAGTTTTGAAGGGGTTATTAAAGGGTTATATCAAACGTTTGGCAAAAAAGAATTGTATCCTACGCTTGAAGATAAGGCTTCGCATTTTTTGTATTTTATCATTAAAGATCATCCGTTTTTGGATGGGAATAAACGTGTTGCATCATTTTTGTTTGTTTATTTTTTGGATAAAAACGATTTTCTTTTTAAGAAATCCGGAGAACGAAAAATCAATGACAATGCGTTGACCGCGTTGGCGTTGTTGGTGGCGGAGAGCCATCCTCGAGAAAAAGAGACTC
- a CDS encoding adenylyltransferase/cytidyltransferase family protein has protein sequence MKTRVMAFGTFEYLHAGHESYLKKAAELGEELIVVVARDQTAESIRGYQLKRNERQRLKAVEALPFVTKAVLGDAKDKYKVLKKFRPSILALGYDQFVFTQQLPKILINLALDAKIIRLPSYKPEMYKSTLIRENEGPDNSDETSKITV, from the coding sequence ATGAAAACCCGCGTGATGGCTTTTGGAACCTTTGAATACTTGCATGCCGGGCATGAAAGTTATCTTAAAAAAGCCGCCGAACTCGGCGAGGAATTGATCGTGGTGGTGGCGCGAGACCAAACCGCGGAAAGCATTCGGGGCTATCAACTCAAACGCAACGAACGCCAACGCCTCAAAGCTGTGGAAGCGCTTCCTTTTGTGACCAAAGCCGTGCTGGGCGATGCCAAAGACAAATACAAAGTGCTCAAAAAATTCCGCCCTTCAATTCTGGCTCTCGGCTACGATCAATTTGTATTCACGCAACAGCTCCCCAAAATTCTCATCAACCTCGCCCTGGACGCCAAAATTATTCGCCTCCCTTCCTATAAACCCGAGATGTACAAAAGCACATTGATACGAGAAAATGAAGGGCCCGACAATTCCGACGAAACATCCAAAATTACCGTTTAG